From a region of the Sinorhizobium chiapasense genome:
- a CDS encoding papain-like cysteine protease family protein — protein MSVNYEVAGTINPVDQNDGALCWLATTATLLSWSLLRPMSLRETANHLGSPFKDYLTSGDALRADDIPLFLQRSKLISLHGQSRDAKAWEALLKAHGPLGVGVDADDPDNYMAHLVTIYGISGDETPEKTNVKLIVCISRRAPLQIWTLFGMK, from the coding sequence ATGAGCGTGAACTATGAAGTTGCTGGGACAATCAACCCCGTCGATCAAAATGACGGCGCGCTATGTTGGCTTGCCACGACAGCGACGCTCCTGTCCTGGTCGCTCCTGAGACCAATGAGCCTACGGGAGACGGCCAACCACCTCGGATCACCGTTTAAGGACTATCTTACGAGCGGCGATGCGCTTCGAGCCGATGACATCCCGTTGTTTCTCCAGCGGTCCAAACTGATCAGCCTTCACGGCCAATCCCGAGATGCCAAGGCCTGGGAAGCGCTTCTCAAGGCGCACGGCCCTCTCGGCGTCGGGGTGGATGCAGACGATCCCGACAACTACATGGCGCATCTCGTCACGATCTATGGCATCTCAGGCGACGAGACCCCGGAAAAAACGAACGTGAAACTGATCGTGTGTATTTCAAGGCGGGCCCCTCTTCAGATATGGACGTTATTCGGGATGAAGTGA
- a CDS encoding type IV toxin-antitoxin system AbiEi family antitoxin domain-containing protein encodes MSAQREDRLKGVLDAVPAGFVVDAGWLANQGVSRFLTRKYIVSGWLERVERGVFRRPAPQSAPLDWQTCLLSLQHIMSYKIHAGGITALGEQGYRHYLPLGAPAPVWLYGDDIPSWLPRLKLDAPLTTRGTSLFTDPGLGLTENKSGNALTTPWGWALRMSSPERAILEALDELPAHESFHNLDMVFEGLATLSPRRLTALLQSCRKIKVRRLFFVFADRHKHSWRERLDPDDFKLGAGDRALVKGGKIHPRYRIMVPSEFVETTTGVADGP; translated from the coding sequence ATGAGTGCACAAAGAGAAGATAGATTAAAGGGCGTCTTGGACGCTGTCCCCGCTGGTTTTGTCGTAGACGCAGGCTGGCTTGCGAACCAAGGCGTCAGCCGCTTTCTCACCCGAAAGTACATAGTCAGCGGCTGGCTAGAGCGTGTTGAGCGCGGCGTGTTCCGTCGCCCGGCGCCGCAGTCGGCTCCGCTCGACTGGCAGACCTGCCTGCTCTCTCTCCAACATATCATGAGCTACAAGATCCATGCCGGCGGCATCACTGCCCTCGGCGAGCAGGGCTATCGCCATTACCTGCCTCTGGGCGCTCCTGCACCTGTGTGGCTCTATGGGGATGATATCCCGTCATGGCTACCGCGCCTGAAACTCGACGCACCCCTGACTACCCGCGGCACGTCTCTGTTCACTGACCCTGGTTTAGGCCTCACCGAGAACAAATCTGGCAACGCTCTTACGACGCCATGGGGCTGGGCGCTTCGGATGTCCTCCCCGGAGCGCGCCATACTGGAAGCTCTCGACGAACTGCCCGCTCACGAGAGCTTCCACAATCTCGACATGGTGTTTGAGGGGCTAGCCACACTCAGTCCGCGCCGCCTCACGGCACTGCTACAGAGCTGCCGAAAGATCAAGGTCAGGCGCCTGTTCTTTGTATTCGCGGACCGCCACAAGCATTCCTGGCGCGAACGCCTCGATCCCGATGACTTCAAGCTTGGAGCGGGCGACCGTGCCCTGGTGAAGGGCGGCAAGATCCACCCCCGCTATCGCATTATGGTTCCTTCGGAGTTCGTCGAAACCACAACGGGAGTTGCCGATGGCCCGTGA
- a CDS encoding nucleotidyl transferase AbiEii/AbiGii toxin family protein, which translates to MAREPYATQVALLVRLLPFISAEKVFALKGGTAINLFYRDMPRLSVDIDLTYLPVRDRVGSLAEIDEALDRITAAANGGIAGLDARRITGGGGGATRIRARLGSAEVKIETSPVTRGVVHDPEPRGVSPAVEDEFGYASIQVVSFEDLFGGKLHAAVDRQHPRDLFDVKLLYDNEGLTDALFRTFLVYVSSSPRPAHELLSPSLSPLDEPYALEFVGMTTIPVALDDLATTRDRLIADIRARLADKSTQKFLLSLHDGAPDFDAIGLPQAAALPAVQWKLLNLRRLIAENPEKHAAQRADLEQLFA; encoded by the coding sequence ATGGCCCGTGAACCCTATGCCACCCAGGTCGCGCTGCTGGTGCGGCTTCTCCCCTTCATATCCGCGGAGAAGGTTTTCGCGCTAAAGGGCGGAACCGCGATCAATCTGTTTTATCGCGACATGCCGAGGCTCTCAGTCGACATCGACCTGACCTACTTGCCGGTCCGCGACCGTGTTGGGAGCCTGGCCGAGATCGATGAAGCGCTGGATCGCATTACCGCTGCCGCCAACGGCGGTATTGCGGGGCTTGACGCCCGCCGCATCACCGGCGGCGGTGGGGGTGCCACCCGCATCCGCGCCCGGCTCGGCAGCGCCGAAGTCAAGATCGAAACTTCGCCCGTCACACGTGGAGTCGTCCACGACCCCGAGCCACGGGGTGTCTCGCCCGCGGTCGAAGATGAATTCGGATACGCGTCTATTCAGGTCGTATCATTCGAAGACCTATTCGGCGGAAAGCTCCATGCAGCGGTCGATCGCCAGCATCCGCGTGATCTCTTCGACGTCAAACTGCTCTACGACAATGAAGGGCTGACCGATGCGCTTTTTCGTACGTTTCTAGTTTACGTCTCCAGTTCGCCGCGCCCGGCGCATGAACTGCTCTCACCGAGCCTCAGTCCTCTGGACGAACCCTATGCCTTGGAGTTTGTCGGGATGACGACCATCCCAGTCGCTCTCGATGACCTCGCGACGACAAGAGACCGGCTTATCGCAGATATCCGCGCTCGCCTTGCTGACAAGAGCACGCAGAAGTTTTTGCTGAGCCTTCATGACGGCGCGCCGGATTTTGACGCTATCGGCCTGCCGCAGGCGGCCGCACTCCCGGCGGTCCAATGGAAACTCTTGAACCTGCGTAGACTCATTGCGGAAAATCCCGAAAAGCATGCCGCGCAAAGGGCCGATCTGGAGCAGCTCTTTGCATGA
- a CDS encoding UvrD-helicase domain-containing protein, with protein MSDRVRTYRPGFFARFLPQGKWKMTLTASSPASIRLEVGDAVKLPCLDVVAISVSKALLWHTVEVRSRDRIDNLSCLGEEAATRLAADLHSFINNHLFALIGADISRLSEVDTKLRAIIEGNRQYLAQADLGRVIAGVIGDAAAALSHPLFDLELMPAALKAALPPSLAFITDPDVRHRYNDAFVSAELSRYRSFFDNLDGRSLSDQQREACIRLEDNNLLVASAGSGKSATMVGKVTYVVDKQLYRPEEILVLAFNKSAADELKERIRRQLAIDPGNPECKVTTFHALGLGIIREIEGRPPQLADWVEHPAGEAKVIEQIIGELLRSDPEFAELWVNLLVLHPKADIPAQMFGSKEDYERYLSVRRRDGNATIGTMAGIYVKSLQEQRIVNWLWLNSVEFEYERQIPIEEENGQIRYAHPDFYYPASKTIHEHLAINADGSSPFTDYVTHAENKMAAYRKAGMNVFQTTSAQANNGTLIAELKAELTTRRIPFERKSYTAIVKALEPVVIKHYHKLIAICIKHIRASHLTLDMLLERAKSLHDRTRAREFAQVVWKITETYSRNLEESNRIDFDSMIANATQLVETGRYQSPYSLILVDEFQDISEPRAKLIKALKYQKPFTKVFAVGDDWQSIYRFAGSDITIFTQFEANFGTSWQGRLEQTYRCNQLIAETAASFVQRNAAQLKKSVRSTRPPIPRSIRVIPVNGEGSKPDFAQACLRLLKRLDTFLEGIAGQWRSDEHHKLKVMVLWRYNQLDPLKAAPPKFEHIEVSGLSFHRAKGLEADYTILLDVSEGDYGVPSRIEDDELLNLVMPQPETFAFAEERRLFYVALTRASRAVFLLTNSREPSRYIRELSEIAGDNLRFETIDGDPLHQCPKCRVGQLVAKKARNNSRFIGCNQYPACDHTQTTY; from the coding sequence ATGTCTGATCGCGTTCGAACATACCGGCCTGGATTTTTTGCACGGTTCCTTCCTCAAGGAAAATGGAAGATGACGCTGACCGCGTCCTCGCCCGCATCCATACGTCTTGAAGTCGGCGACGCTGTTAAACTTCCCTGTCTGGATGTCGTCGCCATTTCCGTCAGCAAGGCATTGCTGTGGCACACCGTCGAAGTCCGGTCGCGCGATCGGATCGATAACCTGTCCTGCCTTGGAGAAGAAGCCGCCACACGGTTGGCGGCCGATCTTCACAGCTTCATCAACAACCACCTCTTCGCATTGATCGGCGCAGACATCAGTCGATTGAGCGAGGTGGATACCAAATTGCGGGCGATCATTGAGGGTAACCGACAATATCTGGCCCAAGCCGACCTCGGCCGGGTCATTGCGGGCGTAATCGGTGACGCCGCCGCAGCGCTCTCGCATCCTCTGTTCGATCTGGAACTGATGCCGGCCGCGCTGAAAGCAGCACTCCCCCCGTCCCTCGCCTTCATCACCGATCCGGATGTGCGTCATAGATACAATGACGCGTTCGTTTCGGCAGAACTGTCGAGATATCGCTCGTTCTTCGACAATCTGGATGGCCGATCACTGTCCGACCAACAACGTGAGGCATGCATTCGCCTGGAGGACAACAATCTCTTGGTCGCCTCAGCCGGATCGGGAAAATCCGCCACGATGGTCGGCAAGGTCACCTATGTCGTCGACAAGCAGCTCTATCGGCCAGAAGAGATTCTCGTGCTCGCCTTCAACAAGAGCGCCGCCGACGAGCTGAAAGAACGGATACGCAGGCAGCTCGCGATCGATCCGGGAAATCCGGAATGCAAAGTGACCACGTTTCATGCGCTCGGTCTCGGTATCATCCGGGAGATCGAAGGACGGCCGCCACAGCTTGCCGACTGGGTTGAACACCCCGCCGGCGAAGCGAAAGTCATCGAGCAGATCATTGGCGAACTGCTGCGATCGGATCCGGAATTCGCAGAACTCTGGGTCAACCTCCTCGTCCTTCATCCCAAGGCGGACATCCCGGCCCAGATGTTCGGCTCCAAGGAAGACTATGAGCGCTACCTGTCGGTGCGCCGCCGAGACGGCAATGCGACCATCGGCACGATGGCCGGCATCTATGTGAAGTCGCTACAGGAGCAGAGAATCGTCAACTGGCTGTGGCTCAATTCCGTCGAGTTCGAGTACGAACGTCAGATCCCGATCGAAGAGGAAAACGGGCAGATCCGGTACGCCCATCCGGACTTCTATTACCCCGCCAGCAAGACGATCCACGAGCACCTAGCTATCAATGCCGATGGTTCGTCACCCTTCACAGACTATGTCACCCATGCCGAAAACAAGATGGCCGCCTACCGAAAGGCCGGGATGAACGTCTTTCAAACCACCTCGGCACAGGCGAACAATGGAACGCTGATTGCGGAACTCAAGGCAGAGCTTACAACACGGCGCATTCCGTTCGAACGAAAAAGCTACACGGCGATCGTCAAAGCCCTCGAGCCTGTTGTCATCAAGCACTATCACAAGCTGATTGCCATCTGCATCAAACACATCCGCGCCAGCCACCTCACTCTGGACATGCTGCTTGAGCGGGCCAAATCGCTCCACGACCGGACCCGCGCCAGGGAGTTTGCACAGGTCGTCTGGAAGATCACCGAAACCTATTCCCGCAATCTCGAAGAAAGCAATCGCATCGACTTCGACTCGATGATCGCCAATGCAACGCAACTTGTGGAGACCGGACGGTATCAGAGCCCCTATTCCTTGATCCTCGTCGACGAGTTCCAGGATATTTCGGAGCCGCGCGCGAAACTAATCAAGGCGCTGAAGTACCAGAAGCCGTTCACGAAGGTCTTTGCCGTCGGCGACGACTGGCAGTCGATTTACCGCTTCGCCGGATCGGACATAACGATCTTTACGCAGTTCGAGGCGAATTTCGGGACAAGCTGGCAAGGCCGGCTGGAGCAAACCTATCGTTGTAACCAGCTGATTGCCGAGACAGCCGCCAGCTTCGTCCAACGCAATGCCGCTCAACTGAAAAAGTCGGTGCGCTCGACGAGGCCCCCCATCCCACGATCGATCCGGGTCATTCCGGTCAATGGTGAAGGGAGCAAGCCAGATTTCGCTCAAGCCTGCCTGCGATTGCTGAAGCGCCTCGATACCTTCCTTGAGGGGATTGCGGGGCAATGGCGGAGCGACGAGCACCATAAGCTCAAGGTCATGGTGTTGTGGCGCTATAACCAACTCGATCCTTTGAAGGCGGCACCGCCAAAATTCGAGCATATCGAGGTTTCGGGACTGTCATTTCATCGCGCAAAGGGGCTGGAGGCCGACTACACGATTCTGCTCGATGTCAGCGAAGGCGACTACGGAGTGCCAAGCCGGATCGAGGATGACGAACTGCTCAATCTGGTCATGCCGCAACCGGAGACGTTTGCATTTGCCGAGGAGCGTCGCCTCTTCTACGTTGCGTTGACGCGCGCAAGTCGTGCTGTGTTCCTACTCACCAATAGCCGCGAGCCGTCCAGATATATCCGCGAACTGTCCGAAATCGCCGGCGACAATCTGCGGTTCGAAACCATCGATGGCGATCCTCTACATCAATGTCCCAAATGCCGCGTCGGACAGCTTGTCGCGAAGAAAGCCCGTAACAATAGTCGGTTTATAGGATGCAATCAGTATCCTGCATGCGATCATACCCAGACGACCTACTGA
- a CDS encoding DUF429 domain-containing protein produces MPGLLEVYPHPALVELMRTEKRLPCKQGETRDYWPMETPANRRTKLFETWRVIVAGLDQEVPGASEVLQLPPLEAPSWQLKAFEDMLDAVICAWGGICVFEGSAVQHGDDTSAIWIPGQSFWRRRGAGRDRIPAAMDRTPASDPPSSEDAKRLAAADPVNAYYEAQRRAARSRANGDLGEHWHWAPAKWPASNRMP; encoded by the coding sequence GTGCCGGGCCTGTTGGAAGTCTATCCGCATCCGGCCTTGGTCGAACTGATGCGCACCGAAAAACGGCTTCCTTGCAAGCAGGGCGAGACCCGCGATTACTGGCCAATGGAAACCCCTGCCAACCGGCGCACCAAACTCTTCGAAACCTGGCGGGTGATCGTCGCCGGCCTCGACCAGGAAGTACCGGGCGCCTCTGAGGTTTTGCAGCTACCTCCGCTCGAGGCTCCGTCATGGCAGTTGAAGGCGTTTGAAGACATGCTCGATGCGGTCATCTGCGCCTGGGGCGGGATATGCGTCTTCGAGGGAAGCGCCGTGCAGCACGGTGACGACACCTCAGCGATCTGGATCCCCGGGCAGAGCTTCTGGCGTCGCAGGGGGGCCGGCCGTGATCGGATTCCTGCGGCAATGGATCGAACACCGGCGAGCGATCCGCCGTCGTCGGAAGACGCCAAGCGGCTTGCTGCAGCTGACCCGGTCAACGCCTACTACGAGGCGCAGCGAAGAGCCGCCCGCAGCCGGGCGAACGGTGATCTCGGAGAACACTGGCACTGGGCGCCAGCGAAGTGGCCCGCATCGAACCGCATGCCGTAA
- a CDS encoding KGGVGR-motif variant AAA ATPase translates to MRGSVVTFYSYKGGVGRSFALVNVAALLGRWGFRVLCIDWDLEAPGLEAYFRPYGLDKQLSSRKGLVELFQDFDKRAQVPLLWRELICPLDPGALPGVELIKSGLADAQYTRRVQQLNWDRLYKKGLGEALETMFDEFREIYDFILVDARTGVTDFSGVITAQLPDVLAFLFTANEQSVIGASTVARRAVKIRNDIALDRSRLLTLPIPARFEAQVEHRISQEWRERFVTELQEFYAGWAGQDVPIDKLVPATTIPYVPFWSFGEKISVVEDPSSDQSSINFALENIAALLAHKLGQTRLLVASRDEFVGAARRIARDPDEVSIFLSYSVESRSIALRLEHALQSSGLKVRSSERLKAGEHWPNRNAEDVATAHHFVLLLGPGSKPNRVLDAETRTFLRQSASDESPRMLIPFRIGNVDVEDLPPLIRHFQFYDLSDDADAAADKVIQLIRPTKTASADAQIIRAHFTAEGNIPIAGVEMCAIADNGTTVTTKSDSAGHADIELRTARLYRLLLAHSSYLPRIITAFDTSKELRVRLERRSGAGSSILHSTGHIPGLEGRLNPVMDTLDRTYLYAENIAIDGGKRQPVDFAVDQPFILEDRLGSVFRATVRFIEGRTTLVEYEKVTSHIEKLVVLRSEIDRTLQNLGKRIVQGALNKNQSARFQSSRELAENLVKLDPTLLPTFALLRDFWPIANAAIHGDSVASASIERALQLGGDALVALQGRLHPTATGPF, encoded by the coding sequence ATGCGTGGGTCGGTCGTTACATTTTACTCGTACAAAGGCGGCGTAGGGCGCTCGTTCGCCCTCGTTAATGTTGCAGCGCTGCTTGGTCGTTGGGGATTTCGCGTCCTATGCATCGATTGGGACTTGGAAGCGCCAGGCCTCGAGGCTTATTTCCGGCCCTACGGTCTGGATAAACAACTCTCGTCCAGGAAAGGACTCGTCGAGCTTTTCCAAGATTTCGACAAGCGCGCCCAAGTTCCGCTTCTTTGGCGAGAACTAATCTGCCCTCTCGATCCCGGAGCTCTCCCCGGCGTTGAGCTAATAAAATCTGGGCTTGCCGATGCTCAATATACCCGACGTGTTCAGCAGCTAAATTGGGACCGGCTGTACAAGAAAGGTCTTGGTGAAGCTCTTGAGACTATGTTTGACGAGTTCCGGGAAATCTATGATTTCATTCTTGTTGACGCGCGAACTGGGGTCACTGATTTTTCGGGTGTGATCACGGCCCAGCTCCCCGACGTTCTAGCATTCCTTTTCACGGCGAATGAACAGAGCGTCATTGGCGCGTCCACGGTAGCACGTCGGGCGGTTAAGATTAGGAATGATATTGCTCTCGATCGGTCGCGGCTCCTAACCCTTCCAATCCCTGCACGGTTTGAGGCGCAAGTGGAGCATCGCATCTCTCAGGAGTGGCGTGAGCGGTTTGTTACTGAGTTGCAGGAGTTTTACGCGGGGTGGGCCGGTCAGGACGTCCCTATCGATAAACTTGTCCCTGCGACAACAATCCCTTACGTGCCGTTTTGGAGTTTCGGCGAAAAGATCTCCGTGGTCGAAGATCCTAGCTCGGATCAGTCGAGCATTAATTTTGCCCTCGAGAATATCGCGGCACTTCTCGCGCATAAACTGGGCCAGACACGATTGCTCGTCGCATCTCGCGACGAGTTTGTCGGAGCAGCCAGACGCATCGCTCGCGATCCTGACGAAGTCTCGATATTCCTCAGTTATTCGGTAGAGTCTCGCTCAATCGCGCTCAGACTTGAACACGCTCTCCAAAGCAGTGGCTTAAAGGTGCGTTCTAGTGAACGGCTTAAGGCAGGTGAGCACTGGCCTAATCGCAACGCAGAGGACGTCGCCACCGCGCACCACTTCGTTTTGCTACTCGGTCCCGGGAGCAAGCCGAATCGTGTTTTGGATGCAGAGACGCGAACCTTCCTTCGACAATCTGCCTCGGATGAATCGCCCCGGATGCTCATACCCTTTCGGATCGGTAATGTAGACGTCGAGGATCTGCCGCCACTCATTCGGCACTTCCAGTTTTATGATCTAAGCGACGATGCAGATGCCGCGGCTGATAAAGTTATTCAGCTTATTCGCCCAACCAAGACTGCAAGCGCAGATGCCCAAATTATTCGGGCACACTTCACTGCAGAGGGCAACATACCAATAGCCGGCGTCGAAATGTGCGCAATCGCGGACAACGGAACTACGGTAACAACGAAGTCGGACAGCGCGGGCCATGCCGATATTGAACTCAGGACGGCACGCCTATATCGCCTTCTTCTCGCGCACTCGTCTTATCTTCCGAGGATCATCACCGCCTTTGATACAAGTAAAGAGCTGCGCGTTCGATTAGAACGACGAAGTGGTGCAGGCTCGTCAATTCTGCACTCGACCGGTCACATCCCTGGACTTGAAGGCCGATTGAATCCAGTAATGGACACGCTCGACCGCACCTATCTTTACGCGGAGAATATAGCCATAGACGGTGGAAAACGGCAGCCCGTGGACTTTGCTGTCGATCAGCCATTCATTCTGGAAGATCGCCTAGGTAGTGTATTCCGCGCTACGGTGCGCTTTATCGAGGGCAGAACAACTCTCGTCGAGTATGAGAAGGTTACCTCGCACATTGAGAAGCTCGTCGTTTTGAGAAGCGAGATTGATCGGACGCTCCAAAACTTAGGCAAGCGCATCGTTCAGGGTGCTCTGAACAAAAACCAATCAGCAAGATTTCAGTCGTCACGTGAACTGGCAGAGAACCTAGTCAAACTCGATCCCACGCTGCTCCCAACGTTTGCACTCCTCCGCGATTTCTGGCCGATCGCGAATGCCGCGATACACGGCGACAGTGTTGCAAGCGCCAGCATTGAACGAGCTCTCCAGCTTGGTGGCGATGCCCTTGTAGCTCTACAAGGTCGCCTTCATCCAACCGCCACCGGGCCTTTCTGA
- a CDS encoding patatin-like phospholipase domain-containing protein has protein sequence MKDKESEKLPWRTALSRWEGQNLLFDDHFFEAYGDRVWDVKTSELGAAHALHIELVSRVATHPLGYNEGSEERALESVFSLFAVARELTRSAPEAPTFETIVWHVLNTFVRPFTAKWHVRAKTGELRALDSSDIFRAELVDLQRRLIALDDVLAKITESECYSVPVTGRPADAAVMREMTKPVSWKPMGEPSSVAVARPRTQDEATRLEKLKTAEAAFIKERRTFYGIGDNDWASGIALSGGGIRSATFAMGVLVSLSKRNLLTQFDYLSSVSGGGYISSFLTQLLGSPPDEKSALTLRSSDLPFKREEGESLLLQRIRHGASFLSAGPWERFAVAMAQAQGIFINVLMCVLLISILAYIQILLNYALTPDRRASVALAFIIAFFAWALVLPVSRTFGHQWLNLFNKINAWVCALLLVPPIWAGLQAANAVATLLREWLVPDETRLTGFAFVFFLIFGAVFSIAAALFIGFSRIRPLLMTGLTVVFVFLCEGFAFQVFSGLDEITALKVMISLLAVGLVLFVLFNANSTSLHHYYRTKLLQAFLLDKHAQPTLPIKLSAFSAPRAMFPIINCALNVPGSKMPEMRGRHADLFSFTPVSAGANLIGHFPIADWESKNPQLDLATAMALSGAAVSPQMGLRTSRYGSFWLTVMNIRLNLWLRRPSIGGTLRRYPNLWNLQKELLASASENGAFVNISDGGHIENLGVYELLRRRCRFIVAIDGENDSQMTFHALTNLQRLAYIDHGIVIEANLEDLRLSEKGLSRSHFRFCRIRYPAGSGDQHEQIGYMIYLKLSLTGNEGEFIRRYKFDEPAFPHHPTANQFFTEVQFEAYRALGEHVGDKMFLPAITGLADTSDVLLENWFYGLGKSFLDQSPG, from the coding sequence ATGAAAGACAAAGAAAGTGAGAAACTTCCGTGGCGGACTGCATTGTCCCGGTGGGAGGGACAGAACTTACTCTTTGATGACCATTTCTTTGAAGCATACGGCGATCGAGTGTGGGACGTGAAAACATCCGAGCTCGGCGCAGCGCACGCGCTTCACATAGAGCTTGTTTCACGCGTGGCGACCCATCCGTTAGGCTACAATGAAGGCAGCGAAGAGCGGGCACTTGAAAGCGTGTTTAGCCTATTCGCCGTGGCTCGAGAACTCACCAGGAGCGCTCCGGAGGCGCCAACCTTTGAGACAATCGTTTGGCACGTTCTAAACACATTTGTGCGGCCCTTCACCGCAAAATGGCATGTAAGAGCTAAGACGGGGGAGCTCCGTGCGCTTGACAGCAGCGATATATTCCGCGCCGAACTCGTTGACCTGCAAAGACGCCTAATTGCTTTGGATGACGTTCTTGCGAAAATCACCGAGAGCGAGTGTTATTCCGTTCCGGTGACAGGCAGGCCGGCAGATGCGGCAGTCATGAGGGAGATGACGAAACCGGTCTCTTGGAAGCCCATGGGCGAACCTTCCTCCGTGGCGGTGGCCCGCCCCCGTACTCAGGATGAAGCCACCAGGCTTGAGAAACTGAAGACGGCGGAAGCAGCTTTCATAAAGGAAAGACGCACCTTCTATGGAATAGGCGACAACGATTGGGCCTCAGGAATCGCGCTCTCTGGCGGCGGAATTAGAAGCGCAACGTTTGCGATGGGCGTTCTCGTTTCCTTGTCGAAAAGAAACCTCCTAACACAGTTCGATTATTTATCGTCAGTATCCGGGGGCGGGTACATCAGCTCGTTCCTGACGCAGTTACTTGGGTCGCCGCCCGATGAGAAATCTGCTCTTACGCTCCGATCATCAGACCTCCCATTCAAGCGGGAGGAAGGCGAGTCTCTTTTACTACAGCGCATTCGCCACGGCGCCAGCTTCCTGTCTGCCGGTCCGTGGGAACGCTTTGCAGTCGCGATGGCTCAGGCACAAGGAATATTCATCAACGTTTTGATGTGCGTGCTCCTGATCTCGATACTGGCATACATTCAGATTCTCTTGAATTACGCCTTAACACCTGATCGACGAGCCTCTGTGGCATTAGCCTTCATCATTGCATTCTTCGCCTGGGCACTAGTGCTGCCGGTCTCTCGAACATTCGGGCATCAATGGCTAAACCTATTCAATAAGATAAACGCATGGGTATGCGCGCTTCTGCTCGTTCCGCCAATTTGGGCGGGACTGCAGGCGGCGAACGCCGTAGCCACTTTACTTCGAGAGTGGCTAGTACCCGATGAGACGCGTCTAACCGGCTTCGCGTTTGTTTTCTTTTTGATTTTCGGAGCAGTCTTCTCGATCGCCGCTGCTCTCTTCATCGGCTTCAGCCGAATCCGACCATTATTGATGACGGGGCTCACAGTCGTTTTTGTTTTCCTTTGCGAAGGATTTGCTTTCCAAGTTTTTAGCGGACTGGATGAGATCACGGCCCTGAAGGTTATGATATCGTTGCTCGCCGTGGGGCTTGTCTTGTTTGTGTTGTTCAACGCGAACAGCACCTCCCTCCACCATTATTATCGGACCAAGCTTTTACAAGCATTCCTGCTGGATAAGCACGCGCAACCGACGCTCCCGATTAAACTCAGTGCATTTTCCGCCCCGCGCGCGATGTTTCCTATCATAAACTGTGCCCTAAACGTTCCTGGCTCGAAAATGCCCGAAATGCGTGGCCGCCACGCCGATTTGTTTTCCTTTACCCCCGTGTCGGCTGGAGCAAATCTAATTGGTCACTTCCCCATAGCGGATTGGGAAAGCAAGAATCCACAGCTTGATCTGGCGACCGCTATGGCACTATCCGGCGCTGCCGTATCACCTCAGATGGGGCTCAGGACCAGCCGCTATGGCAGCTTCTGGTTAACAGTTATGAACATAAGACTAAATCTATGGCTGCGTAGGCCCTCTATAGGAGGGACTCTTCGACGCTATCCCAACCTCTGGAATCTGCAGAAGGAGCTATTGGCTTCCGCGAGCGAAAACGGGGCATTCGTTAACATCTCTGACGGCGGTCACATCGAGAACCTCGGGGTGTACGAACTATTGCGACGCCGCTGTCGCTTCATTGTCGCCATCGATGGTGAAAACGACAGCCAGATGACTTTTCATGCCCTCACCAACCTGCAGCGCCTGGCGTACATCGACCACGGCATAGTAATCGAGGCCAACCTCGAAGACCTCCGGCTAAGTGAAAAGGGCCTCAGTCGATCGCATTTTAGATTCTGCCGAATTAGGTATCCAGCGGGCTCAGGCGATCAACATGAGCAAATTGGGTATATGATTTATCTGAAGCTCTCACTTACAGGCAACGAAGGAGAGTTCATACGTCGCTACAAATTTGACGAACCCGCGTTCCCTCATCATCCTACAGCAAATCAATTTTTCACGGAGGTTCAGTTCGAAGCCTACCGCGCGTTGGGCGAACACGTCGGGGACAAGATGTTTTTGCCTGCGATTACCGGGCTTGCTGATACCAGCGATGTTCTTTTGGAAAATTGGTTCTACGGTTTGGGGAAAAGCTTCCTTGATCAGAGCCCCGGCTGA